One Synechococcus sp. CC9605 genomic window carries:
- a CDS encoding ABC1 kinase family protein, whose product MRYDPGRDLGWLLLRPWVAIPRLIYVLWSLAGLVLVLLLRGGSSDPAVQQGLARRILNTLTGLGPCFIKLGQALSTRPDLVRRDWLEELTRLQDDLPAFPHATALACIREELGAPAEELFEEFPDTPIAAASLGQVYKARLQGQHWVAVKVQRPNLTFILRRDLVLIRALGVMTAPLLPLNLGFGLGGIIDEFGRSLFEEIDYGLEAANAERFSALFAENDAVYIPKVERMLSSTRVLTTTWIDGAKMRNSEELRSQRLDPTALIRTGVICGLQQLLEFGYFHADPHPGNLFALPGRTGDLGHVGYVDFGMMDSISDSDRLTLTGAVVHLINRDFSGLAKDFQSLGFLSPTADLTLIIPALEEVLGGSLGDSVGSFNFKAITDRFSELMFDYPFRVPARFALIIRAVVSQEGLALRLDPNFRIIAVAYPYVARRLLAGDTSEMREKLLEVIFDESGRLRLDRLESLLDVVGQDAPAPGKELIPVAGAGLRLLLGRDGADLRKRLLMTLIRDDRLHTDDVRALVGLLGRTFGPGRLAGGLLQRLNPLAAA is encoded by the coding sequence ATGCGTTACGACCCCGGGCGGGATCTCGGCTGGCTGCTGCTGCGTCCCTGGGTCGCCATCCCGCGGCTGATCTATGTGCTGTGGTCCTTGGCGGGGCTGGTGCTGGTGTTGTTGCTGCGTGGAGGCAGCAGCGACCCCGCCGTTCAGCAGGGGCTAGCGCGTCGCATTCTCAACACCCTGACGGGTCTGGGGCCCTGCTTCATCAAGCTGGGACAGGCCCTCTCCACTCGTCCGGATCTGGTGCGTCGGGACTGGCTGGAGGAACTGACGCGCCTGCAGGACGATCTGCCGGCCTTCCCCCATGCCACCGCTCTGGCATGCATCCGTGAGGAACTTGGCGCTCCGGCGGAGGAGTTGTTTGAGGAGTTCCCCGATACGCCGATCGCCGCTGCCAGCCTTGGCCAGGTGTACAAGGCCCGTCTGCAGGGCCAGCACTGGGTTGCTGTGAAGGTGCAGCGCCCCAATCTCACCTTCATCCTGCGGCGGGATCTGGTGCTGATCCGGGCTTTGGGGGTGATGACGGCGCCGCTGCTACCGCTCAACCTGGGTTTCGGGCTGGGCGGAATCATTGATGAGTTCGGCCGCAGCCTGTTTGAGGAGATTGATTACGGCCTGGAAGCGGCCAATGCCGAGCGTTTTTCGGCGCTTTTTGCGGAGAACGACGCGGTCTACATCCCGAAGGTGGAGCGAATGCTCAGCTCCACCCGGGTGTTGACCACCACCTGGATCGATGGCGCCAAGATGCGCAACAGCGAAGAGCTGCGTTCCCAGCGTCTTGACCCAACGGCGTTGATCCGCACGGGCGTGATCTGCGGCCTGCAGCAACTGCTGGAGTTCGGTTATTTCCATGCCGACCCTCACCCCGGCAACCTCTTCGCCTTGCCAGGCCGCACCGGCGATCTCGGCCATGTGGGGTATGTCGACTTCGGGATGATGGATTCCATCAGCGACAGCGACCGGCTCACCCTCACCGGCGCTGTGGTGCACCTGATCAACCGTGATTTCTCTGGGTTGGCCAAGGACTTCCAATCCCTGGGTTTTCTCAGCCCCACGGCCGATCTCACGCTGATCATTCCTGCTCTGGAAGAGGTGCTCGGCGGCAGCCTTGGCGACTCGGTTGGATCGTTCAACTTCAAGGCGATCACCGATCGCTTTTCCGAGCTGATGTTCGATTACCCCTTCCGGGTGCCGGCGCGCTTCGCCCTGATCATCCGGGCCGTCGTCAGTCAGGAGGGGCTTGCCTTGCGGCTGGATCCGAACTTCCGGATCATTGCTGTGGCCTATCCCTACGTGGCTCGTCGACTGCTGGCGGGAGACACCAGCGAAATGCGCGAGAAGCTGCTCGAGGTGATCTTTGATGAATCAGGCCGCCTGCGCCTGGACCGGCTGGAGAGTTTGCTGGATGTGGTGGGTCAGGACGCTCCCGCTCCTGGCAAGGAACTGATCCCTGTGGCCGGAGCCGGCCTGCGGCTGCTGCTCGGCCGCGATGGTGCTGACCTGCGCAAGCGTCTGCTGATGACGCTGATCCGTGACGATCGTCTGCACACCGATGACGTGCGTGCCCTGGTCGGCCTGCTCGGACGCACCTTTGGCCCAGGACGTCTGGCCGGCGGGCTGTTGCAGCGTCTTAATCCACTGGCGGCAGCCTGA
- a CDS encoding aminotransferase class I/II-fold pyridoxal phosphate-dependent enzyme, which produces MALLPQLTRRLGQPLFLPAHGRGAALPDGLRQLLRRRAGVWDLPELPALGGPLEADGAIADSQRSAAAQMGVARCWYGVNGATGLLQAALLAMVRPGERVLLPRNVHRSLIQACVLGDLRPVLFDLPFQSDRGQPAPADSAWIKRVLEALPRDGAPIRAAVLVHPTYQGYANDPTAVIQRLQQQGCCVLVDEAHGCHFATGVDHPLPPSALHCGADLVVHSLQKSAAALAQTAVLWLQGERLDPVRVERSLGLLQTTSPSALLLASCEEALQHWQRRKGRRQLLRRLQEAAALAEDLRNSGVPLLNNQDPLRLLLHTGQAGITGLDADDWFLPRGLVGELPEPASLTFCLGLARHRGLGRQMRHHWQNLLRSFPDRAPLPAFEAPPLPLVTTTAQPPSQAWTAAHHQVALKDAEGCIAAELLCPYPPGIPLLIPGERLDRQRQCWLERQQLFWRDQIPDRLSVVSGG; this is translated from the coding sequence ATGGCGCTTCTGCCCCAGCTCACCCGTCGCCTCGGTCAGCCCCTGTTTCTGCCTGCCCACGGACGGGGGGCTGCCCTTCCGGATGGACTGCGTCAATTGCTGCGACGCCGCGCTGGCGTCTGGGACCTGCCGGAACTGCCAGCCCTTGGCGGTCCGCTGGAAGCGGACGGCGCCATCGCAGACAGCCAACGCTCCGCCGCGGCACAGATGGGGGTGGCGCGCTGCTGGTACGGGGTGAACGGGGCCACGGGGTTGCTGCAGGCCGCACTGCTGGCCATGGTCCGGCCAGGAGAGCGGGTGCTGCTGCCCCGCAACGTCCATCGCAGCCTGATTCAGGCCTGCGTTCTTGGGGACCTGCGGCCGGTGCTGTTCGATCTACCCTTTCAAAGCGACCGTGGCCAGCCTGCACCAGCGGATTCGGCCTGGATCAAGCGGGTTCTGGAGGCCCTGCCCCGCGATGGCGCACCGATCCGTGCCGCGGTTCTGGTGCATCCCACCTACCAGGGCTATGCCAATGACCCGACGGCGGTGATTCAGCGGCTGCAGCAACAGGGCTGTTGCGTGCTGGTGGATGAAGCCCACGGCTGTCATTTCGCCACTGGGGTGGATCACCCCCTTCCCCCCAGCGCCCTGCACTGCGGCGCTGATCTGGTGGTGCATTCCCTGCAGAAATCTGCTGCAGCACTGGCGCAAACGGCAGTGCTCTGGCTGCAGGGGGAGCGTCTGGATCCCGTGCGGGTGGAACGCAGCCTGGGCCTGCTGCAGACCACCAGCCCCAGTGCGCTGCTGCTGGCCTCCTGCGAAGAAGCCCTTCAACACTGGCAGCGGCGCAAGGGACGCCGGCAATTGCTGCGGCGTCTGCAGGAGGCTGCAGCCCTCGCCGAGGACCTGCGCAACAGCGGCGTGCCTCTGCTGAACAACCAGGATCCGCTGCGCCTGCTCCTGCACACGGGCCAAGCGGGAATCACCGGCCTGGATGCTGACGATTGGTTTCTGCCCCGCGGGTTGGTGGGCGAATTGCCGGAACCAGCCAGCCTCACCTTCTGCCTGGGGCTGGCACGCCACCGAGGGCTGGGTCGGCAGATGCGGCATCACTGGCAGAACCTGCTGCGGAGCTTCCCCGATCGGGCTCCCTTGCCAGCGTTCGAAGCCCCACCGCTGCCGCTGGTCACCACCACAGCGCAGCCGCCAAGCCAGGCGTGGACAGCGGCGCATCACCAGGTGGCGTTGAAGGACGCGGAGGGATGCATCGCGGCTGAGCTGCTGTGCCCTTACCCACCGGGCATCCCCCTGCTGATTCCCGGCGAACGGCTGGACCGCCAGCGACAGTGCTGGCTCGAGCGCCAGCAGCTGTTCTGGAGAGACCAGATCCCGGACAGGCTGTCTGTGGTGAGCGGGGGATGA
- a CDS encoding septal ring lytic transglycosylase RlpA family protein, protein MKPLTLLLMALFLGPSVGASPSGEEFLVEDITEIREAITIQDVRTVAPVRPLPASKLIEVVQGAASWYGPGFYGRTTANGERFSKGTLTAAHRTLPFGTKVRVTNLSNGRSVVVRINDRGPFKHHRVIDLAHGAASQLQMMQAGEVPVKLEILAKGD, encoded by the coding sequence ATGAAACCTCTGACCTTGCTGCTGATGGCGCTGTTTCTTGGCCCGTCCGTTGGGGCCAGCCCTAGTGGCGAGGAATTTCTGGTCGAAGACATCACGGAGATCAGAGAGGCCATCACCATCCAGGACGTCAGGACGGTTGCCCCTGTCAGGCCTCTACCTGCCAGCAAGCTGATCGAGGTGGTGCAGGGCGCTGCAAGCTGGTACGGACCAGGGTTCTACGGCCGCACCACGGCCAATGGTGAGCGCTTCAGCAAGGGCACGCTGACAGCAGCCCATCGAACCCTGCCCTTCGGCACCAAGGTGCGCGTCACCAATCTGAGCAACGGCCGCAGCGTTGTGGTGCGGATCAATGACCGCGGACCGTTCAAGCACCACCGGGTGATCGATCTGGCCCATGGCGCTGCCTCACAACTCCAGATGATGCAGGCGGGGGAGGTGCCAGTGAAGCTGGAGATCCTCGCCAAGGGCGATTGA
- a CDS encoding phosphatidate cytidylyltransferase, whose product MIREVVLEQSQAPAARAALRKRLISGLGVGGFGLLVVSLGGWWFTAALGGMVHLGLLEFFRMAQFKGIRPATKTTLVACQLLLFTTQWAIQGGLPADVAHAVLPLSGAAICGWLLLQPVTGSIADIAASIFGLFYLGFLPSHWLSLRGLDNGLEITLSACLMIVATDIGSWAVGRRYGRRPLSPISPGKTIEGAIGGFMSAMLVGLVCGKLMVWALHGLPGLLLGALIALFALVGDLTESMMKRDAGVKDSGDVLPGHGGILDRIDSYLFTPAVVFYAIALCQPLLAS is encoded by the coding sequence GTGATCCGTGAGGTTGTCCTCGAGCAGAGCCAAGCGCCAGCGGCCCGAGCAGCGCTGCGCAAGCGATTGATCAGTGGCCTGGGTGTGGGCGGCTTTGGCCTGCTGGTGGTGAGCCTGGGCGGGTGGTGGTTCACCGCCGCGCTGGGGGGAATGGTGCACCTCGGCCTGCTCGAGTTCTTCCGGATGGCGCAATTCAAGGGAATTCGCCCCGCCACAAAAACCACCTTGGTGGCTTGCCAACTGCTGCTGTTCACCACCCAGTGGGCGATTCAGGGCGGGCTGCCGGCTGATGTGGCCCATGCCGTTCTGCCGCTCTCCGGAGCCGCCATCTGCGGTTGGCTGCTGCTGCAACCGGTGACGGGTTCCATCGCCGACATTGCGGCATCGATCTTCGGGTTGTTCTACCTCGGCTTTCTGCCCAGCCACTGGCTGAGTCTGCGCGGTTTGGACAACGGCCTGGAGATCACCCTGTCGGCCTGCCTGATGATCGTCGCCACCGACATCGGCTCCTGGGCCGTGGGACGGCGCTACGGGCGACGGCCCCTCTCACCGATCTCCCCCGGGAAAACCATCGAAGGGGCGATCGGTGGATTCATGTCGGCCATGCTGGTCGGCCTGGTCTGCGGCAAGCTGATGGTCTGGGCCCTGCATGGCCTACCGGGCCTGCTGCTGGGGGCACTGATCGCTCTGTTCGCCCTGGTGGGAGACCTGACCGAATCGATGATGAAACGCGATGCAGGCGTGAAGGATTCCGGTGATGTTCTTCCCGGCCATGGCGGGATCCTGGACCGGATCGACAGTTATCTGTTCACCCCAGCGGTGGTCTTCTACGCGATTGCTCTTTGCCAACCACTGTTGGCGTCGTAA
- a CDS encoding LmeA family phospholipid-binding protein has product MADPVLNVLAGALRLWIRSQCDSLGSLELALNGSTWSLLRGRLDGVTLKARDACFQGLPLQSVELCSGPIAVDMKLLSPGQMLALQQPFQVEGEVRFNGRQLNSALLAESWRWLGDWMAEQLMGLSPLGALRIDSDLLELQVPVAAHQDPARRRFRLNAEQGTLCFRPETADEPHTLLPMDPAIRIEQVQLASGQLALKGQASVTP; this is encoded by the coding sequence ATGGCTGATCCCGTTCTCAATGTGCTGGCAGGGGCCCTGCGCCTCTGGATTCGCAGCCAGTGCGACAGCCTCGGCAGCCTCGAACTGGCCTTGAACGGTTCCACCTGGTCGTTGCTGCGGGGGCGTCTGGATGGGGTGACCCTCAAGGCGAGGGATGCCTGTTTCCAGGGCCTGCCCTTGCAGAGCGTGGAGTTGTGCAGCGGTCCGATTGCAGTGGACATGAAGCTGCTGAGTCCCGGTCAGATGCTGGCCCTGCAGCAGCCGTTCCAGGTGGAGGGAGAGGTGCGCTTCAACGGCCGTCAGCTCAACAGTGCTTTGTTGGCTGAATCCTGGCGTTGGCTTGGGGATTGGATGGCTGAGCAGCTGATGGGCCTCAGCCCATTGGGAGCTTTGCGCATTGATTCGGATCTGCTCGAGTTGCAGGTGCCCGTCGCTGCCCATCAGGATCCCGCTCGCCGTCGCTTCCGCCTCAATGCCGAGCAGGGAACGCTGTGCTTCCGGCCCGAGACCGCTGATGAACCGCACACCTTGCTTCCGATGGATCCCGCCATTCGGATCGAGCAGGTGCAGCTGGCGAGTGGTCAGTTGGCCCTCAAAGGTCAGGCCAGCGTCACCCCTTAG
- a CDS encoding alpha/beta fold hydrolase: protein MKTLLDQLRPALLDPQAESLAAQVQWWNLPGLGVDDPFPVAVLGQGFPLLLLHGFDSSFLEYRRLAPLLDERFQLFIPDLFGFGFSPRPLGLNYGPEPVLRHLDALLKRLPTEAPVGLIGASMGGSVAVELARRHPERVASLLLLAPAGLTGRPMPVPPLLDRVGAWFLGRPGVRRGLCRQAFADPDADVGAPEEQIASLHLQCPGWAEALAAFARSGGFAGSGDPLPSQSLHVIWGDNDRILRAPQKQALQALLDQPVETFPSCGHLPHIDQPRKVAERCHALLTHG, encoded by the coding sequence TTGAAGACGCTCCTGGATCAATTGCGGCCGGCTCTGCTTGACCCGCAGGCCGAGTCTCTCGCTGCTCAGGTGCAGTGGTGGAATTTGCCTGGCCTGGGTGTTGATGATCCCTTCCCGGTGGCGGTGCTTGGCCAAGGCTTTCCGTTGTTGCTGCTGCATGGTTTCGACAGCAGTTTTCTCGAATACAGGCGCCTGGCTCCCCTCCTGGATGAACGGTTTCAGCTGTTCATCCCCGATCTGTTCGGTTTTGGTTTCTCGCCCCGTCCCCTGGGCCTCAACTACGGACCGGAACCTGTTTTGCGGCATCTCGATGCCCTGCTGAAGCGGCTTCCCACCGAGGCTCCGGTGGGTCTGATCGGGGCCTCAATGGGAGGGTCCGTGGCCGTGGAATTGGCCCGGCGTCATCCCGAGCGTGTGGCTTCTCTGCTGCTGCTGGCTCCAGCCGGTCTAACGGGGCGGCCGATGCCTGTGCCGCCCCTGTTGGATCGAGTTGGTGCCTGGTTCCTGGGTCGTCCCGGCGTGCGTCGGGGGCTGTGTCGCCAAGCTTTCGCCGATCCCGATGCGGATGTGGGAGCTCCTGAAGAGCAGATCGCCTCGTTGCACCTGCAATGCCCCGGCTGGGCTGAGGCCTTGGCGGCCTTCGCCCGCAGCGGTGGTTTCGCTGGCTCTGGCGATCCCCTGCCCTCCCAGTCACTGCACGTGATCTGGGGTGATAACGATCGGATTCTTCGTGCTCCGCAGAAACAGGCGCTTCAGGCCCTGCTCGATCAGCCCGTGGAGACCTTCCCCTCCTGCGGCCACCTCCCCCATATCGATCAGCCCCGCAAGGTGGCTGAGCGTTGTCATGCCCTGTTGACCCATGGCTGA
- a CDS encoding iron-containing alcohol dehydrogenase family protein, whose protein sequence is MVRSISSHSIAPASVLRGDGVWDEALPQIKSLCSRPLVLGRSASTADQRQLLVSDLQAQGLNPLQAQLQFDCCEQDLQRVAAEAKVCDAVLAAGGGKVLDAGKLLAHRLSLPCVTVPLSASTCAGWTALSNIYSPQGAFEGDVALDRCPDLLVFDHGLVRQAPPRTLASGVADALAKWYEASVSSGDSSDGLVQQAVQMARVLRDQLLLDSPAALRDPDSAAWVRTAEACALTAGVMGGLGGARCRTVAAHAVHNGLTQLEACHHVLHGEKVGFGILVQLRLEERLGGNRLAGHAHRQLLPLLRQLGLPVSLDDLGLAQASLSQLQEVCRFACREGSDLHHLPFAVTPGALLEALVGAAELSPSSL, encoded by the coding sequence ATGGTTCGATCCATCTCGTCCCATTCCATTGCCCCCGCCAGCGTCTTGCGGGGGGATGGAGTCTGGGATGAGGCCTTGCCTCAGATCAAATCCCTCTGTTCACGTCCGTTGGTGCTCGGTCGCAGTGCTTCCACTGCGGATCAGCGTCAGCTTTTGGTGTCGGATCTCCAGGCCCAGGGGCTCAATCCCCTTCAGGCTCAGCTCCAGTTCGATTGCTGTGAGCAGGATCTGCAGAGAGTGGCTGCGGAAGCCAAGGTCTGTGACGCCGTTCTGGCTGCAGGCGGTGGAAAAGTGCTGGACGCCGGCAAGCTGCTGGCCCATCGCCTCTCTCTTCCCTGCGTCACCGTTCCGCTGAGTGCCTCCACCTGTGCTGGCTGGACGGCTCTCTCCAACATCTATTCCCCTCAGGGTGCTTTTGAAGGGGATGTGGCCCTGGATCGTTGCCCAGATCTACTTGTCTTTGACCATGGCCTGGTGCGCCAGGCGCCTCCGCGCACCTTGGCCAGTGGCGTCGCTGACGCCCTGGCCAAGTGGTACGAAGCCTCAGTGAGCAGCGGCGACAGCAGCGATGGTCTGGTGCAGCAGGCCGTGCAGATGGCACGGGTGCTGCGGGATCAACTGCTGCTCGACAGCCCAGCTGCGCTGCGGGACCCAGACAGTGCCGCCTGGGTGCGCACCGCTGAAGCCTGTGCCCTTACCGCCGGGGTGATGGGGGGACTCGGCGGCGCCCGTTGCCGCACTGTTGCGGCCCACGCCGTTCACAACGGCCTCACCCAGCTTGAGGCTTGCCACCACGTTCTCCATGGCGAGAAGGTGGGTTTCGGCATCCTTGTGCAGCTCCGCCTGGAGGAGCGTCTGGGTGGTAACCGGCTTGCAGGCCATGCGCACCGCCAGCTGTTGCCGCTGCTTCGGCAGCTCGGCTTGCCCGTCAGTCTTGATGATCTGGGTTTGGCACAGGCCAGCCTCAGTCAGTTGCAGGAGGTGTGTCGCTTCGCCTGCCGCGAGGGTTCCGATCTGCATCATTTGCCCTTCGCTGTGACGCCTGGTGCTTTGCTGGAGGCCCTTGTGGGTGCTGCGGAACTAAGCCCCAGCAGCCTTTGA
- a CDS encoding ATP-dependent Clp protease ATP-binding subunit: MFERFTEKAIKVIMLAQEEARRLGHNFVGTEQILLGLIGEGTGVAAKVLKSMGVNLKDARVEVEKIIGRGSGFVAVEIPFTPRAKRVLELSLEEARQLGHNYIGTEHLLLGLIREGEGVAARVLENLGVDLAKVRTQVIRMLGETAEVSAGGGGGGAKGSTKTPTLDEFGNNLTQLATEAKLDPVVGRHNEIDRVIQILGRRTKNNPVLIGEPGVGKTAIAEGLAQRIQQGDIPDILEDKRVLTLDIGLLVAGTKYRGEFEERLKKIMEEIKSAGNVILVIDEVHTLIGAGAAEGAIDAANILKPALARGELQCIGATTLDEYRKHIERDAALERRFQPVNVGEPSIDDTIEILRGLRERYEQHHRLKITDDALVAAATLGDRYISDRFLPDKAIDLIDEAGSRVRLLNSKLPPAAKEVDKELRSVQKDKEDAVRDQDFTKAGELREKEVELREQIRSLLQANKDEAKADTTAESGETAFTEAAASDSSPMVNEEDIAQIVASWTGVPVQKLTESESVKLLNMEETLHKRLIGQDEAVKAVSKAIRRARVGLKNPNRPIASFIFSGPTGVGKTELTKALATYFFGSEEAMIRLDMSEFMERHTVSKLIGSPPGYVGFNEGGQLTEAVRRRPYTVVLFDEIEKAHPDVFNLLLQLLEDGRLTDSKGRTVDFKNTLIIMTSNIGSKVIEKGGGGLGFEFSGESAEESQYTRIRSLVNEELKQYFRPEFLNRLDEIIVFRQLNRDEVKEIAEIMLKEVFGRMGDKGITLTVSDAFKERLVEEGYNPAYGARPLRRAVMRLLEDSLAEEVLSGRIKDGEHAEVDVDENKKVVVRHKGQVDTAPQLAGASV; this comes from the coding sequence AAGGATGCCCGGGTTGAAGTTGAGAAGATCATCGGCCGTGGATCCGGCTTCGTTGCCGTTGAGATCCCCTTCACTCCCCGCGCCAAACGAGTGTTGGAGCTGTCTCTTGAAGAGGCTCGTCAGCTTGGTCACAACTACATCGGCACCGAGCACCTTCTGCTTGGTCTGATCCGTGAGGGCGAAGGTGTAGCCGCTCGGGTGCTGGAGAACCTCGGTGTTGATCTCGCCAAGGTGCGCACCCAGGTGATTCGCATGCTGGGTGAAACCGCTGAAGTCTCCGCCGGTGGCGGTGGCGGCGGTGCCAAGGGATCCACCAAAACCCCCACCCTCGACGAGTTTGGCAATAACCTCACTCAGCTCGCCACCGAAGCGAAGCTCGACCCGGTGGTGGGTCGTCACAACGAAATCGATCGAGTCATACAGATCCTGGGCCGCCGCACCAAAAACAACCCTGTGTTGATCGGCGAGCCCGGTGTCGGTAAGACCGCCATCGCTGAAGGTCTGGCCCAGCGCATTCAGCAGGGCGACATCCCCGACATCCTCGAAGACAAGCGCGTCCTGACCCTCGATATCGGTCTGTTGGTGGCTGGCACCAAATACCGGGGTGAATTTGAAGAGCGCCTCAAGAAGATCATGGAAGAGATCAAGTCGGCCGGGAACGTCATCCTTGTGATCGACGAGGTGCACACCCTGATTGGTGCCGGCGCTGCTGAGGGAGCAATCGACGCAGCCAATATCCTCAAGCCGGCCCTCGCCCGAGGTGAGCTCCAGTGCATCGGTGCCACCACCCTTGATGAGTATCGCAAGCACATCGAGCGGGACGCCGCACTTGAGCGCCGTTTCCAGCCGGTGAATGTGGGTGAGCCGTCCATCGACGACACCATCGAAATCCTGCGCGGCCTGCGCGAGCGTTACGAGCAGCACCACCGCCTCAAGATCACCGACGACGCCCTTGTGGCGGCTGCAACCCTCGGCGATCGCTACATCTCTGATCGCTTCCTGCCCGACAAGGCCATCGATTTGATCGATGAAGCAGGCTCTCGGGTGCGTTTGCTCAACTCGAAGCTGCCCCCCGCGGCCAAGGAGGTGGACAAAGAACTGCGTTCCGTCCAGAAGGACAAGGAGGATGCCGTTCGCGATCAGGACTTCACCAAGGCTGGTGAACTGCGCGAGAAGGAAGTGGAACTGCGTGAGCAGATCCGTTCTCTGCTGCAGGCCAACAAGGATGAGGCCAAGGCTGACACCACTGCTGAATCCGGAGAAACAGCTTTCACCGAGGCGGCTGCTTCAGACAGCTCACCGATGGTGAACGAGGAGGACATCGCTCAGATAGTTGCCTCCTGGACCGGTGTTCCGGTGCAGAAGCTCACCGAGAGCGAGTCGGTCAAGCTGCTCAACATGGAGGAAACCCTCCACAAGCGTCTGATTGGCCAGGACGAAGCCGTCAAGGCAGTGTCCAAGGCCATCCGCCGGGCCCGGGTCGGCTTGAAGAACCCCAACCGTCCGATCGCTAGCTTCATCTTCTCCGGCCCCACCGGTGTGGGTAAAACCGAGCTCACCAAAGCTCTGGCCACCTACTTCTTCGGCAGCGAGGAGGCGATGATCCGCCTCGACATGTCGGAATTCATGGAGCGCCACACGGTCAGCAAGCTGATCGGTTCGCCTCCGGGCTACGTAGGCTTCAACGAGGGCGGTCAGCTCACCGAAGCAGTGCGTCGCCGGCCTTACACCGTGGTGCTCTTCGATGAAATCGAGAAGGCGCACCCCGACGTGTTCAACCTGCTGCTGCAGCTTCTGGAAGACGGTCGTCTGACCGATTCCAAGGGCCGCACGGTCGACTTCAAGAACACCCTGATCATCATGACCTCGAACATCGGTTCGAAGGTGATCGAGAAGGGTGGCGGCGGCCTCGGCTTCGAATTCTCCGGTGAGAGCGCTGAGGAGTCTCAGTACACCCGGATCCGTTCCCTGGTGAATGAGGAGCTAAAGCAGTACTTCCGCCCTGAATTCCTCAACCGTCTCGACGAGATTATCGTCTTCCGTCAGCTCAACCGCGACGAGGTCAAGGAGATCGCCGAGATTATGCTCAAGGAGGTCTTTGGCCGCATGGGCGATAAGGGCATCACCCTGACCGTGTCCGATGCGTTTAAGGAGCGCCTGGTGGAGGAGGGCTACAACCCTGCCTATGGCGCACGTCCCTTGCGTCGGGCCGTCATGCGTCTTCTCGAGGATTCCCTCGCCGAAGAGGTGCTGTCTGGTCGGATCAAGGACGGCGAACACGCCGAAGTTGATGTCGACGAGAACAAGAAGGTGGTGGTCCGCCACAAAGGTCAGGTGGACACGGCACCGCAACTTGCCGGTGCCAGCGTCTGA